The Lewinellaceae bacterium genome has a segment encoding these proteins:
- a CDS encoding glycosidase, with protein sequence MTDFQEKIAKLFSTHDELIRKKNVPETDGNRIFSRWKNPVVTAKHTPIFWRYDLNEKTNPFLMERQGINATFNAGAMLWNGKYLLMLRVEGYDRKSFFAVAESPNGIDNFRFWDYPVTLPETEEPDTNVYDMRLVHHEDGWIYGLFCTERKDTDRPQDTTAAVAACGIARTKDLVTWERLPDLISHAGQQRNVVLHPEFIDGKYGLYTRPQDGFIEVGGGGGIGWGLIENMENPTVEKEIIIDSKIYHTIKEVKNGQGPAPLKTDKGWLHLAHGVRNTAAGLRYVLYMFMTSLEKPWVVTHAPGGYFIAPQGAERVGDVSNVAFSNGWIVNEQHKVFIYYASSDTRMHVATSSIDKLVDYVVNTPPDKFRSAASVETRNQLISDNLEIMKRLGL encoded by the coding sequence ATGACTGATTTTCAGGAAAAAATAGCAAAACTCTTTTCGACGCACGATGAATTGATTAGAAAAAAGAATGTGCCGGAAACCGACGGCAACAGGATTTTTTCCCGCTGGAAAAATCCTGTCGTAACGGCTAAGCATACCCCGATCTTCTGGAGATATGACCTCAATGAAAAAACAAATCCATTCCTTATGGAACGGCAGGGGATCAATGCCACCTTCAATGCAGGAGCGATGCTGTGGAACGGAAAATATTTGCTCATGCTCCGGGTAGAAGGTTACGACCGGAAATCTTTTTTCGCCGTCGCCGAAAGTCCTAATGGTATCGATAATTTTCGCTTTTGGGATTACCCGGTTACTTTACCGGAGACTGAAGAACCGGATACCAATGTCTATGACATGCGATTGGTCCATCATGAAGACGGCTGGATTTATGGCCTGTTTTGCACAGAGCGCAAAGATACCGACCGGCCTCAGGACACCACGGCCGCTGTAGCGGCCTGTGGTATTGCCCGGACGAAAGATTTGGTGACCTGGGAGCGCCTTCCTGACCTGATTAGTCATGCCGGCCAACAGCGAAACGTAGTCCTTCACCCCGAATTCATCGACGGAAAATACGGACTTTATACTCGCCCCCAGGACGGATTTATCGAGGTGGGCGGTGGTGGCGGTATTGGCTGGGGGCTCATTGAAAACATGGAAAACCCTACTGTGGAAAAGGAGATCATCATCGATAGTAAAATTTACCACACCATAAAAGAAGTGAAAAACGGGCAAGGGCCGGCCCCTTTAAAAACAGATAAGGGGTGGCTCCATTTGGCTCATGGTGTCAGGAATACTGCTGCCGGGCTTCGTTATGTGCTTTATATGTTCATGACCAGCCTGGAAAAACCCTGGGTAGTGACCCATGCTCCAGGAGGCTATTTTATCGCCCCTCAGGGAGCTGAACGGGTAGGGGATGTTTCCAATGTAGCCTTCAGCAATGGCTGGATCGTTAATGAACAGCATAAGGTGTTCATTTATTACGCTTCCTCGGATACCCGCATGCATGTGGCCACCTCAAGTATCGATAAATTGGTGGATTATGTCGTCAATACTCCACCGGATAAATTCAGGTCGGCAGCTAGTGTGGAAACCCGAAATCAATTGATATCCGATAATTTAGAAATCATGAAACGCCTGGGATTATGA
- a CDS encoding AGE family epimerase/isomerase — protein sequence MKISNIEKGAWHVERIQLKKEFQEEMHKILGWWSHYMIDDKNGGFFGRMDSYGTLFPKTDKGIILNARLLWTYSAAAIETGNSGYREFADRAYQYLLEFFWDEVEGGVFWSVDFQGNYADDQKQIYAQAFAIYALSEYYILTHKREALDMATEIFWLIEKYSLDMKKGGYYNAFARDWTDTDDIRLSEKDANEAKIMNTHLHVLEAYTNFYRVESADFVKKALENIIQIFIDHFFISENGSMHIYFDEDWQPKSEHISFGHNIEASWLLWEAAEVLKDQKLLKKILPISIQMAKSVMEQGLDSDGGLLYEADHEGIIDFDKHWWPQAEAVVGFWNAWQLSGEEAFAKASVNSWNFIKAFIIDPELGEWYWRTNREGVPILSEDKAGPWKAPYHNVRMCLELINRLS from the coding sequence ATGAAAATATCCAATATTGAAAAAGGAGCCTGGCATGTCGAAAGGATTCAGTTAAAAAAGGAATTCCAGGAAGAAATGCATAAAATTCTCGGTTGGTGGTCTCATTATATGATTGATGATAAAAATGGTGGCTTTTTTGGTAGAATGGATAGTTACGGCACTCTTTTTCCAAAGACTGATAAAGGAATTATTTTGAATGCACGGTTATTATGGACTTATTCCGCGGCGGCCATTGAAACCGGTAATTCAGGATATCGTGAATTTGCAGACAGAGCCTATCAGTACCTGCTGGAATTTTTTTGGGATGAAGTGGAGGGGGGCGTATTTTGGTCTGTTGATTTCCAGGGGAATTATGCCGACGATCAGAAGCAAATTTATGCGCAGGCTTTTGCTATCTATGCCCTGTCTGAGTATTATATTCTTACGCACAAGCGAGAGGCCCTGGACATGGCAACTGAAATATTCTGGCTCATTGAAAAATACAGCCTGGACATGAAAAAGGGTGGATATTACAATGCTTTTGCACGCGACTGGACCGATACTGATGATATCCGGCTCAGTGAAAAAGATGCAAACGAAGCTAAAATTATGAACACTCATTTGCATGTTTTAGAGGCCTATACCAATTTTTACCGGGTTGAATCTGCTGATTTTGTAAAAAAGGCACTGGAAAACATTATCCAAATTTTTATCGATCATTTCTTTATTTCCGAAAATGGAAGCATGCACATTTATTTCGATGAGGACTGGCAACCTAAAAGTGAACATATTTCTTTTGGGCACAATATTGAGGCAAGCTGGTTGTTGTGGGAAGCCGCTGAAGTGCTTAAAGACCAAAAATTATTGAAAAAAATATTGCCAATAAGTATCCAAATGGCAAAATCGGTGATGGAACAAGGATTGGATAGTGATGGCGGATTACTATACGAGGCAGACCATGAAGGGATCATCGATTTCGACAAACATTGGTGGCCCCAGGCAGAAGCGGTGGTTGGTTTTTGGAATGCGTGGCAGCTTTCCGGGGAAGAGGCCTTTGCAAAAGCCAGCGTAAACAGCTGGAACTTTATTAAAGCTTTCATCATTGATCCCGAATTGGGGGAATGGTACTGGCGTACCAATCGGGAAGGAGTGCCCATCCTTTCTGAAGATAAAGCAGGGCCATGGAAAGCACCTTATCATAATGTGAGGATGTGTTTGGAACTCATCAATCGTTTATCCTGA
- a CDS encoding response regulator — protein sequence MINYRNLILFMICAPVFLFAQDKGIKFQFEKLPSEIGFPNSGVNDIVEDHLGFLWIATWAGLAKYDGYSVKMYRQQPGNTNGIKSNKITEIFEDSKGNLWIGTSYSGFYRYDREQDTFKQFCRDPKDMNSLSNDNVSAILEDKNGIFWIGTERGLNRFDPESGNYIHYLNDPTDTRSLSHDFVYSLAQTADGSIWVGTEEGLNRLVQKGSKEYFIRYDLAPARAVDEIYLSHNFIFKIIPSKYQRDVFWICTSIGLKKIHYSATDPAYLEYDYYGHEMGNPNSLSHPFVSDILEEDSSLVWVSTYNGVNLLNTKTGYNRCFTAVKNDPNSLSNNVVMSLSKDRTNNLWIGLDKGVNKLNLNAKAFQLIHPETKDNAGSSITCITPAVSRPGVWVGSRGGGLNFLALDADNNLTSTSRNYQFDVSKMQDLTGFVFDLLLDKDGWLWIATDGAGVIRIKEDQIPKQGEVVKNLQQFTTSDQQLGDNYVMSLLQTTSDDIWLGYWDKGLDRYDAATGTFYHYLLTRDLDINFQLYPIVHLIETIENGQAFIWVGTRGGGVYKLKFDKISNALELVEWFRSEGGQEGNLSNDFINDFYIDTNEQLWVGTDNGLNLLDSKTGKFTSFYEKDGLSSGTIQSILQDFSGKIWVSTQQGISYFNFVEGKMAIKNFDGFNGLQDNYYNDDAGYITDSGQLIFGGVNGLSAFNPNNIHLDTIAPRIVISDFKLSNRSVGIGETRNGHVILNKSISETLELKLSHKEKVVSFEFTGLHFGEPKKIQYAYQLIGFDPDWVYTDATQRTAHYTNLPYKEFVFMVKAANGDGAWSEPAELKLVINPPFWLTGWAYVLYGMVAAWLIYIGIRLTKLRAEFRHNLELERVEREKLEEVNWLKLQFFTNLSHEFRTPLTLIISPLEQFLQQPIDKKMHQIFSRMYYNANRLLTLINQLLDIRKNEAGLMNLHVGEKDLVEFSKEIILSFKYLAKQRNIKLTFDSAPKEIPAFVDHEQLEKVLFNLLSNAFKFTKDGGSISVDIQENDFIYLSVSDTGMGIPANELENIFERFYQVEKNIDRSRRGGTGIGLSLAKMIVEKHHGKIEVESTEGVGTTFRIRILKGKDHFTDSELLPGEKEDHTNSTSGFIFPEPPSELSEITMEMDKSKNGNSNKPGILIVEDNPDVRAYLRENLEHDYKISEASDGQEGLEKALAEPPSLILADIAMPRMDGIEMCARIKSNIVTCHVPVILLTARTSLIFKVDGLETGADDYVTKPFHMRLLVTRIKNLIDSRNVLREHFAKNFDLSPSGVVLNSMDEKLLSQIKIVVEKHIDDSDFSVDQLASALQMSRMQLYRKLKSLTGKSPNHIIRSFRLLRAAQLLESGQYNVSDVTYLVGYNDLKSFRDQFKKEFGMSPSRYHK from the coding sequence ATGATCAATTATCGTAACCTTATCCTTTTTATGATTTGTGCTCCTGTTTTCCTGTTTGCGCAGGATAAAGGAATCAAATTTCAATTTGAAAAACTCCCGTCGGAAATAGGTTTCCCCAATTCAGGGGTAAATGATATTGTTGAAGATCATCTCGGTTTCCTTTGGATCGCCACCTGGGCAGGCCTGGCCAAGTACGATGGTTATTCGGTAAAAATGTATCGCCAGCAACCGGGTAATACCAATGGAATAAAAAGCAATAAGATTACTGAAATTTTTGAAGACAGCAAGGGTAACCTTTGGATTGGAACGAGTTATTCAGGCTTTTACCGCTATGACCGTGAGCAAGATACCTTTAAGCAGTTTTGCCGGGATCCGAAGGATATGAACAGTTTGAGCAATGATAATGTCAGTGCGATACTGGAAGATAAGAACGGAATATTTTGGATTGGAACGGAGAGAGGGCTGAACCGGTTTGACCCTGAAAGTGGAAACTACATCCATTACTTGAATGATCCTACAGACACCAGAAGCCTTAGTCACGATTTTGTTTATTCCCTGGCCCAGACCGCCGACGGATCCATTTGGGTTGGCACGGAGGAAGGATTGAACCGATTGGTTCAAAAAGGCAGCAAAGAATATTTTATCCGGTATGATCTTGCTCCTGCCAGAGCGGTTGATGAAATATACCTTAGCCATAACTTCATTTTTAAAATTATTCCCTCAAAATATCAACGGGATGTTTTTTGGATTTGTACCAGTATTGGTCTGAAGAAAATTCACTATTCAGCCACTGATCCTGCGTATCTGGAGTACGACTATTATGGCCATGAGATGGGCAACCCCAATAGCCTGAGTCATCCGTTTGTATCAGATATTTTGGAAGAAGATTCCTCCCTGGTGTGGGTTTCCACTTATAACGGTGTGAATTTGCTTAATACAAAAACGGGGTACAACAGATGTTTTACTGCAGTTAAAAACGACCCCAACAGCCTGAGTAACAATGTGGTTATGTCGCTTTCGAAAGATCGGACCAATAACCTGTGGATAGGATTGGACAAAGGTGTGAATAAGCTGAACCTCAACGCCAAAGCTTTTCAATTGATCCATCCGGAAACCAAGGATAATGCCGGGAGTAGTATCACCTGTATTACTCCGGCAGTAAGCCGACCGGGAGTATGGGTTGGCTCGAGGGGAGGAGGGCTGAATTTCCTGGCATTGGATGCTGACAATAATCTAACTTCAACTTCCCGGAATTATCAATTTGATGTCTCAAAAATGCAGGACCTTACCGGGTTTGTTTTCGATTTGTTATTAGACAAAGACGGTTGGTTATGGATCGCAACGGATGGCGCTGGAGTGATTAGAATTAAGGAAGACCAGATTCCAAAACAAGGAGAAGTGGTCAAAAATCTGCAGCAATTTACCACAAGTGACCAACAGCTCGGGGACAACTATGTGATGTCGCTTCTTCAGACCACTTCAGATGATATTTGGCTGGGCTACTGGGATAAAGGTCTCGACCGCTATGATGCGGCCACCGGCACTTTTTATCACTATTTACTGACCAGGGATCTGGATATAAATTTTCAACTTTACCCGATTGTACATCTTATTGAAACCATTGAAAATGGACAGGCTTTCATTTGGGTGGGGACTCGGGGAGGTGGAGTGTATAAATTAAAATTCGACAAAATATCCAATGCCCTGGAGCTGGTAGAATGGTTTCGTTCTGAAGGAGGCCAGGAGGGTAATTTGAGCAATGATTTTATCAACGACTTTTATATTGACACCAATGAGCAACTCTGGGTGGGCACAGATAACGGGCTGAATCTGCTGGATTCAAAAACAGGAAAATTTACCAGTTTTTATGAAAAAGATGGCTTGAGCAGCGGAACGATTCAATCCATCCTGCAGGACTTTTCGGGAAAGATATGGGTGAGTACCCAGCAAGGTATTTCTTACTTCAATTTTGTTGAGGGAAAGATGGCTATAAAGAATTTTGATGGGTTCAACGGCCTGCAGGATAACTATTACAATGATGATGCCGGCTACATTACGGATTCCGGGCAACTCATTTTTGGTGGCGTAAATGGTTTATCCGCCTTTAATCCAAATAACATCCATCTGGATACTATTGCTCCAAGGATTGTCATTTCAGATTTCAAATTATCAAACCGTTCCGTCGGCATTGGGGAAACAAGGAACGGGCATGTAATTCTCAATAAAAGCATTTCAGAGACCCTGGAATTGAAATTGAGTCATAAGGAAAAGGTAGTCTCTTTTGAATTTACCGGCTTACACTTTGGGGAACCTAAAAAAATTCAATACGCCTATCAATTGATAGGATTTGATCCGGATTGGGTGTATACGGATGCCACACAGCGTACGGCACATTATACCAATCTTCCTTACAAAGAATTCGTTTTTATGGTAAAAGCCGCCAACGGAGATGGAGCCTGGAGCGAACCGGCGGAACTGAAACTTGTTATTAATCCTCCATTTTGGCTTACCGGATGGGCTTATGTCCTTTACGGAATGGTGGCTGCATGGCTGATCTACATTGGAATCCGTTTGACCAAACTTCGGGCAGAATTTCGCCATAACCTGGAACTGGAACGGGTGGAGCGCGAAAAACTCGAAGAAGTGAATTGGCTGAAGTTGCAATTTTTTACCAATCTTTCCCATGAATTCAGAACCCCTTTAACTCTAATTATCAGTCCATTAGAGCAGTTTCTCCAGCAGCCCATAGACAAAAAAATGCATCAAATTTTTTCCAGGATGTACTATAATGCCAACCGCCTGCTTACTTTGATCAATCAACTATTGGATATTCGGAAAAACGAAGCAGGGCTGATGAATCTTCATGTTGGAGAGAAAGATCTGGTTGAGTTTTCAAAGGAAATTATCCTGTCCTTCAAGTATTTGGCCAAACAACGAAACATTAAACTTACGTTTGATTCCGCCCCTAAGGAAATCCCGGCCTTTGTAGATCATGAACAACTTGAAAAAGTTCTTTTTAACCTTCTTTCCAATGCTTTCAAATTTACCAAAGACGGGGGATCCATTTCCGTCGATATCCAGGAAAATGATTTCATTTATCTTTCTGTTTCGGATACCGGGATGGGAATCCCCGCAAATGAATTGGAGAATATTTTTGAAAGGTTCTACCAGGTTGAAAAAAATATCGACCGTTCCAGAAGAGGAGGTACAGGAATAGGTTTGTCCCTGGCAAAAATGATTGTGGAAAAACATCACGGAAAAATTGAAGTAGAAAGTACAGAAGGGGTAGGGACTACCTTTCGGATCAGGATCCTAAAAGGAAAAGATCATTTTACGGACAGTGAATTGCTTCCCGGTGAGAAGGAAGATCATACCAACTCAACATCAGGGTTTATTTTTCCTGAGCCACCGTCAGAATTATCTGAAATTACGATGGAAATGGATAAATCTAAAAATGGCAACAGCAATAAGCCGGGAATCCTGATCGTAGAAGACAATCCCGATGTCCGTGCCTATCTGCGTGAAAACCTGGAGCATGATTATAAAATAAGTGAAGCTTCTGACGGGCAGGAAGGGCTGGAAAAAGCACTCGCAGAACCGCCATCACTTATTCTTGCCGACATTGCCATGCCTAGAATGGACGGAATTGAAATGTGTGCCAGGATAAAATCCAATATTGTAACCTGCCATGTACCAGTCATATTACTCACCGCACGAACCTCCCTTATTTTTAAAGTGGACGGACTGGAAACCGGGGCCGATGATTATGTAACCAAGCCCTTTCATATGCGGCTGCTGGTCACTCGTATCAAAAACCTGATCGATAGCAGGAATGTGCTTCGGGAACATTTTGCCAAAAATTTTGACCTGAGCCCTTCGGGAGTGGTGCTGAATTCCATGGATGAAAAATTGCTCTCCCAGATCAAGATCGTGGTAGAAAAACATATTGATGACAGCGATTTTTCAGTAGATCAACTGGCCTCCGCCCTGCAAATGAGCCGAATGCAGTTGTATCGAAAACTAAAATCGCTCACCGGAAAATCTCCCAATCACATTATTCGGAGCTTCAGATTGCTGAGGGCGGCGCAGTTGCTGGAATCCGGGCAATACAATGTTTCGGACGTAACCTACCTGGTGGGCTATAATGACCTCAAATCTTTCCGCGATCAGTTCAAAAAAGAATTCGGTATGAGTCCTTCCAGGTATCATAAATAA
- a CDS encoding cellulase family glycosylhydrolase, producing the protein MDFIRVKKNKLVNENDEILVFKGLSIADPDKIVKDGRWSKAHFEVIKSWGATLVRIPVHPLALRQRGIKNYLKLLDQAVDWCSELGIYVIIDWHSIGNLQMEMFQHDIYETTKRETYYFWKTIARHYKDIPTVAFYEIYNEPTVFNGTLGSCTWEEWKKIAEDIIDIIYAHDNKVIPLVGGFNWAYDLRNMEYNPIARPGVAYVTHPYPGKCEPPRENHWEEHFGFLTERYPILATELGYFFEGEEHLIEDGTYREAIVNYFEQKGISWCAWVFDPNWVPQMIKNYDYEPTHQGAFFKEVMLGNYKFRE; encoded by the coding sequence ATGGATTTCATCCGGGTAAAAAAGAACAAATTGGTCAATGAAAATGACGAGATACTGGTTTTTAAAGGATTATCCATTGCGGACCCCGATAAAATAGTTAAAGATGGCCGTTGGAGCAAAGCGCATTTTGAAGTCATCAAAAGTTGGGGGGCAACCCTGGTCAGAATTCCTGTTCACCCTTTGGCGCTGCGGCAAAGAGGGATAAAAAATTATCTAAAATTACTCGACCAGGCTGTAGATTGGTGTAGCGAACTGGGCATTTATGTCATTATCGACTGGCACAGTATTGGAAACCTTCAAATGGAGATGTTCCAGCATGACATCTATGAAACGACCAAAAGAGAGACCTACTATTTCTGGAAAACCATCGCCAGGCATTATAAAGATATTCCTACGGTAGCTTTTTATGAAATCTATAATGAACCAACGGTTTTCAATGGAACCCTGGGCAGTTGTACCTGGGAGGAATGGAAAAAAATAGCAGAGGATATCATCGATATCATCTATGCACACGATAATAAAGTGATCCCTCTCGTAGGTGGTTTTAATTGGGCTTATGACCTTAGAAATATGGAATACAACCCGATAGCGAGACCGGGAGTAGCTTATGTAACCCATCCATATCCCGGAAAATGTGAACCTCCCCGTGAAAACCATTGGGAAGAACATTTTGGTTTTCTGACTGAAAGATATCCTATTTTAGCCACGGAACTGGGGTATTTCTTTGAAGGGGAGGAACACCTGATCGAAGACGGGACTTACCGGGAGGCTATTGTCAATTATTTTGAACAAAAAGGCATTTCCTGGTGCGCCTGGGTTTTTGATCCCAATTGGGTTCCTCAAATGATCAAAAATTACGATTACGAACCCACCCACCAGGGCGCATTTTTTAAGGAAGTAATGTTGGGGAACTACAAGTTCAGAGAGTAA
- the arsC gene encoding arsenate reductase (glutaredoxin) (This arsenate reductase requires both glutathione and glutaredoxin to convert arsenate to arsenite, after which the efflux transporter formed by ArsA and ArsB can extrude the arsenite from the cell, providing resistance.), translating into MQIYHNPRCGKSRQTLALLEENNIHPDIILYLEDTPSRKELASLLEKLGMKASEIVRTGEQIFKDNFKGRTISEDEWLDILVEYPKLIERPIVVKGDKAVLGRPPENVLELLG; encoded by the coding sequence ATGCAAATTTATCATAATCCCCGATGTGGGAAGAGCCGCCAAACCCTTGCATTATTGGAAGAAAATAACATCCACCCGGATATTATCCTTTACCTCGAAGACACTCCTTCCCGGAAAGAATTGGCCTCCTTGCTGGAAAAACTGGGAATGAAGGCTTCAGAAATTGTCAGAACGGGCGAGCAAATTTTTAAGGATAATTTTAAAGGGCGAACGATTTCAGAAGATGAATGGCTCGATATTCTTGTGGAATATCCCAAACTGATCGAAAGACCGATTGTGGTAAAAGGAGACAAAGCTGTTTTGGGCAGACCGCCGGAAAATGTGTTGGAGTTGTTGGGGTAG
- the miaA gene encoding tRNA (adenosine(37)-N6)-dimethylallyltransferase MiaA — protein MSANKYLIVLGGPTASGKTSFAIELARHYQTEIVSCDSRQFYREMTIGTAKPTLEEQAQVKHHFINSLSIEDDYSVGDFEKEALVLLEDLFRTRDYVVMSGGSGLFINAVCFGLDAFPEVPERIRKQVEADFEEKGIGYLQEALKTGDPEYYEQVDLQNPHRLMRAIEVIRATAKPFSSFRKGKNPERSFKPIFLQMHHTREVLYQRINTRVDGMMAAGLLEEVNCLLAEKHLNGLQTVGYQELIAHFEAKLSLEKAVELIKQNSRRYAKRQITWMRRDGFWKHFRPEETEMAFDYISLVVQEKLRLAIMPSAALGIEVYTMFPQNTKVLAAFNQSSLKAYLAFEIHPKKTVWYNPVILEGDQQLETILNHEARLLREEMGK, from the coding sequence ATGTCTGCAAACAAATACTTAATCGTTCTCGGAGGCCCTACGGCAAGTGGCAAGACATCCTTTGCCATCGAACTGGCCCGGCATTATCAGACGGAGATCGTTTCGTGTGACAGTCGCCAGTTTTACCGGGAGATGACTATTGGGACCGCTAAGCCAACATTAGAGGAACAGGCTCAGGTAAAACACCATTTTATAAACAGTCTCAGCATTGAGGATGATTATAGTGTGGGCGATTTTGAAAAGGAGGCCCTGGTTTTACTGGAAGATCTTTTCAGGACACGGGATTATGTGGTGATGAGTGGTGGAAGTGGCTTATTTATCAATGCGGTTTGTTTTGGACTGGATGCATTTCCTGAAGTGCCCGAACGAATCAGAAAACAAGTTGAAGCAGATTTTGAGGAAAAAGGGATCGGGTATTTACAGGAAGCATTAAAAACCGGTGATCCGGAATATTATGAGCAAGTAGACTTGCAAAACCCCCATCGACTGATGCGCGCCATTGAAGTCATCCGTGCTACAGCAAAACCTTTCTCCTCTTTCCGTAAAGGGAAAAACCCGGAGCGATCATTCAAGCCCATTTTCCTGCAAATGCATCATACTCGTGAGGTGCTTTACCAACGCATCAATACCCGGGTGGATGGTATGATGGCCGCCGGACTGCTGGAAGAAGTAAATTGCCTTCTGGCCGAAAAGCACCTGAATGGGCTTCAAACGGTAGGTTATCAGGAGCTCATAGCTCATTTTGAAGCAAAACTTTCCCTTGAAAAGGCTGTGGAACTGATCAAACAAAATTCAAGGCGTTATGCCAAAAGGCAGATCACCTGGATGCGAAGGGATGGCTTCTGGAAGCATTTCCGACCGGAGGAAACAGAAATGGCTTTTGATTACATTAGCCTCGTGGTGCAGGAAAAGTTAAGACTTGCAATAATGCCTTCTGCGGCATTAGGCATTGAAGTCTACACAATGTTCCCCCAAAACACTAAAGTACTCGCAGCCTTTAACCAATCAAGCCTAAAGGCCTATCTGGCCTTTGAAATACATCCCAAAAAAACGGTTTGGTACAACCCGGTGATACTTGAGGGGGATCAGCAACTGGAGACGATTTTAAACCACGAAGCCAGGTTATTGAGGGAAGAAATGGGAAAATAA
- a CDS encoding TIGR01777 family protein — protein sequence MEQKIVIAGGNGFIGKYLAEYFAKRNYSIIILSRNPKKSQPGINQVFWDGLNPGPWTTLLENAKAVINLSGKSVDCRYTPANKEAILNSRILSTRAIGQAIAECTKPPEVWINAASATIYRHTTEESPNDEINGQPGEGFSVRVCRQWEDEFFKTDTPQTRRIALRSAITLGRDGGALVPMRWLTRLTLGGRQGDGQQFVSWIHIEDLARIIEWIIEEENIEGVINGAAPYPVRNIDFMKTLRKVTGHVIGIPAPAWILEIGAFFIRTETELLLKSRKVVSSRLPAEGFEFKFPKLERALLDLTRGWS from the coding sequence ATGGAACAAAAGATAGTTATAGCAGGCGGCAACGGGTTCATTGGGAAATACCTGGCGGAATACTTTGCCAAAAGGAATTACTCCATAATCATCCTTAGCCGCAACCCCAAAAAATCTCAACCCGGCATAAATCAGGTGTTTTGGGACGGTCTTAACCCCGGACCATGGACGACTCTCCTGGAAAATGCAAAAGCCGTCATCAACCTGAGCGGTAAAAGCGTCGATTGCCGTTACACTCCTGCCAATAAAGAAGCTATTCTCAACAGTCGAATCCTTTCCACCAGAGCCATCGGTCAAGCCATCGCAGAATGTACAAAACCACCTGAAGTCTGGATCAATGCGGCTTCAGCCACCATTTACCGTCACACTACCGAGGAAAGTCCAAATGATGAAATCAATGGTCAGCCTGGAGAAGGATTTTCCGTAAGGGTCTGCCGTCAATGGGAGGATGAATTTTTTAAAACCGATACCCCTCAAACGAGGAGAATTGCCCTTCGTTCCGCCATTACCCTGGGCAGAGATGGCGGTGCACTTGTCCCTATGCGCTGGCTCACCCGATTGACATTAGGAGGCCGGCAAGGTGATGGCCAGCAATTTGTCAGCTGGATCCACATCGAAGATCTTGCCCGGATCATTGAATGGATCATTGAGGAAGAAAATATTGAAGGCGTGATCAACGGGGCAGCCCCCTACCCTGTCCGCAACATTGATTTTATGAAAACGCTTCGAAAGGTTACTGGGCATGTGATCGGCATTCCGGCTCCGGCCTGGATATTAGAGATAGGCGCCTTTTTCATTCGTACCGAAACGGAATTGTTGCTTAAAAGTAGAAAAGTAGTTTCCAGCAGGCTGCCTGCGGAAGGTTTTGAATTCAAATTTCCTAAACTGGAGCGGGCATTGTTGGATTTGACGCGGGGGTGGTCTTAG